The following nucleotide sequence is from Trifolium pratense cultivar HEN17-A07 linkage group LG2, ARS_RC_1.1, whole genome shotgun sequence.
ctatcaaagtaccaatcttcttttgatgaggctctaaGAGAAGTGTGAGCAATCAAGCTTTTCTCACAACTTTCAGCTGCACAACCCTTGGTGTTGGTTACATCAACCTTTTGTTTCCACTCCTTCTTTGCATTAGTTATGGATGGATCAAGTTTCTCTTGAATAGTTTCATTTGGATACCCATATAACTTATAGCAGTAAggtcttatgtgcccctttcttccacagtgatgacatctccatgaacgATATTTGCTTTTATGCCTTGGTATAAATCTAGGATTCTGCCTTCTTTGACGATGTGGAGCCATatgtggtaacacttgtctGTGTGTAGTATGATGTCCGGTGGACAAGTGTGGTGACATTTTTCCATACATTGTTGGAGAGGGTTggttacttatctcaggcatatattttccatctttGTTGTAATCTTTAATTCTATTAACGCTTTTAtactcatacccaatgcctgttttggctcTACTAGGGGTAGGTAGTTtttctaggatttcatctaggtcagttcctttaaataacataacaacatgcttctttagattctcaagatgagagttcaattcagttacctcttcattcagcttAGATATTTCTGCTAGTTGCTCAAGCTTATCTGTTTCCAGATTGGCGATGATTGCCTTCTGCTCCTCAATTGTTTTCAACCCTTCTTCACACTTAACACCAATCTCAGAGATTTTTGTTAGATTGACAATTCTTTCAGTTTGCAACTTTGAGAttgtctccttttgtttttctgagATTCTGCAGACTTCTTCACTCCTTAGACACAGCTCCTtgtatgattcagcaagttcatcaaaggtcagctcttcatcacatgattcagtgtcagatgtgcatacACCTGTCAGTGCATGAATAGACTTTGCAGTATcagtttctccttcagaatcctcATCTGACCATGAAACAGTTAACCCttttttctgtttcttcaaGAAGGTTGCACATTCAGTTCTAATGTGTCCAtacccttcacattcatggcattgaacacctttatttgaagctgatttctcatctgttacaggttttctgaaattcctgtaagtgttgcgaccaatgtcagctgcacttGTCTTTGGACGTTTGTCCATTatttttagcaccttattaaattgttttcttagaagaaccattgcatcagagatgctattCTCAGACTCCGTGtcactctgttgatcttcttccaCAGCATTCGAGACAAAGGCAATGctcttgtttttcttatccatcttttcatttgtagctacctcataggtttgtagtgaaccaactagttcatctagcttcatatctgtgatatcctttgcttcttctatagctgtgactttcatgtcaaacttcttaggtaaagacctaagcatttttcttaccagcttttcttcaggtatcttttcacccaaggcatcaaattgattgtcaaaatcaagtatggtcatgtgaaaatcctgaatggtttcatcatcattcattcttagattctcaaacttagttgttaggagttgtagctttgacaacttcactttagaggtaccttcatgaacagtctcaagaattgtccaagcttccttagcagagacacactttttgatgagtctgaatatgtgtttgtcaacaccattatatagtgcatataatgcttttgagtttgcaagagcaagctcatcctcttctttggaccattcttcagcagatttcaactcaaaagttggtttaccatctttgtccatcttcacaggtggagtccaccctctcagcactgccttccatgtcttgctatcaatttgttttagaaaggccatcatgcgggacttccaatagtcatagtttgaagcaccaaccagaagaggtggtctggtaacaaaacctccttctttgtccatccttgccagaaacgatttccctggagctcaccctaaaattcagaacagggtgcctgctctgatgccaattgaaattcctggcacacagtggacaggtgttgctcaaggtgtagcaacacttgtctgttgtagacagatgttgttactagtgcgccaacacttgtctataaacagagtaaataacataaaacaatacaaacagtaaagtaaataacacacaagagttgttaacccagttcagcctaaagcctactctgggggataccaatccaggaatgaagtccactatcagcagtattacttcgaagctaaactcacccgtttacaacttctcacttaatcactacccaatgacccttctacctaggaactcctagatatgagaccccgtcccaattcccaccttagcaacacagacagcgctgctattcaattcagacgattacaacgattggagacacactcctaaaaactaggattcactcttgcttaaaagcttgcgagtaaaccacacaacacaatagaacaatctccgtacttcaaagcttaggagaagttcacacttacaactcaataacactcaggtcctaagcttgcatcaatgagacacaagaaaggctcacaattaacactctaaaatcctaaaaacacacgctttgtaaaacacgattttagatgcttgaaaccatatgcttgccttcgtatttatagtagtagaacgacttgggcttcaagacaaaattagggcttctagaattgcggcagcagtgatatatttttgaaaccgcaaaaatatattttccaaaaatataattcctttggaaaataaagctagggtttagctgcctcatgaaacacattaaacacgtgcgccttcttctgtaagaaaccttgacataattcttcaaacagatcttcaaaaagattgagtagaaaataaaaacatccagctggcgcgcgcagaacagagtcaggtgttgttccaaagtgtcacaacatttgtcacaacacttggggtcagcacacttgtctcaacacttggctaaaatatgtttttgcaaaatgtagccaatatacaaaaacccaacaataaccaaatccattttaaaaaaaaatcacaccaatccaatacaaaaaaaccaattctaaaacatatccaattttttataattggtttaaaattgatttttaaattgagGCCCAATAAGGAAAAAGCCCAAtagtttctttttaaaaaaaaaaaacaaattttccaaattcaattaattatataatttaataaataaataattaataaggtgGTGGAGGAATTGGTCAACGCGgcggtcaacgccggaccaccggcggcCGGTACGGCGGAGCTCCGGCGACGGACGGCTGTGGACGGTGATTTTCCGGTGAACTTCCGGCGACCGGCGCGGTGGTTGGCGGTGGCGCTCCAGCGGCCGGCCACCATCAACCaccctttaatatttaatttttttttatttaacaaaatttatttattttaaaaataattataaaaaacagatttttgatggttttattttttaaaaaaatctatattttaattattttgggcttaaaaaaatctgttttgttgggcttagtttgaaatatgtttgggcttagaaaaaaaacttttatgaattgattataaaccaataattcataaaattaaagaaaaattatgtttttttttataaacaataattattaaatatgttcttttaatcaattaaacaaaaaaaaaattggcttaattattgtaaaaaaaaaagtttaaatatataggaattaaaagttataataatgcatttttaaaaaaaataaaaaataaaataaaatttaagatgaatcggttataaataagtaacctattttttattataaaccggttataaattggtttcgAACCGAttataaaccatatccaaattagttttgcaaaataaccaatttttcattaaaatggttttggttctaaaccaaaaccataaatatggtttggtgtggtgtggtttttaaaccatgcacacccctaattGGATCATTTGGTTATATGGCTCCAGGTAAAATGAACAATATGccaattcttttgtttttcttaccaactactccctccgtcccaaatctttagtctttttagctttttaattttgtcccaaaactttagtccttttaagaaaccaatgcacatttagtgatactttaccatttgaacccttacaaaagttaaagcattaaataaatatattttctctttcttaataaagtaaggataaaaatgattttacttatcatttcttaatcttcgtgcaaaactccaaaaagactaaaattttgggacggagggagtagtatatTTCTTAGGATTTAATTCATATGCACCGACAATGTAAAGATATTTTACACTAGGGGTAAAATAGTGTTTACCACCTGCAATGTTATCAAATTTTGGTTTATCACTGTAATATAATTCTTTTTCCGATTATCCAGATTTCGTTCTTTTAGTCCTCATTAAATATGCTGGATTAAGATTCCGCAtaaatgatgatgtggcatgcttaGTGAGGGTGGTAAACCAAAATTTGCTAACATTACAGGGGCAAAAGGGCAGAATCTTAAGCCAACATATTCAATGAGGGGCTAAAAGGACAAAATCTTCAAATTACAACGGGGTGATCGGAAAAGAAATATTACAAGGGGATAAACCAAAATTTGGGGAATATGATGTTGCTccttttcttaaaaaaactGAATACATGAAAGAAATAGAGatttcaaaaataaagaaaCTCGTTCCCGCGTCTTTCTGTTTCCATTTCCTTTGCTCAGAAACAGAACAGTAACAGAACAGagcattcattcattcattcaagaACTCAAAGAACtctctctatctatctatctatctagtTATGGCGGCTCCAACAAATGAGAAGAAGGTTAGTTATATACACGATGATATTGCTTTCTCCATTCTCTCCAAACTTCCTGTTAAATCTCTCAAGAGGTTTTCTTCCGTTTGCAAATCATGGATTAATCTATTTGAAAACCCTATTTTCATCAACATGTTCCGCAACAATCTCTTATTCACTCTATACGCTGATGACAACGATGTTTATCTCATTCTAGACCAGCTTTTTGAACTTTATGATTGGAAATTTTATTTGCTTTATGGTGAAGACAAGTTTCAGAATAAACAAAAATTGGATTTGCCAGATTACGTTGATTTTATTCGTGAAGCGTATGATGTTGAAGCTATTAGTATTTTAGGTTCGGGTATTAATGGCATTCTTTGTATCTACGACCATGATACTCATACAGAAGTTGTATTATGGAACCCTGCAACTAGAGGATATATGAAAGTTCCATATAGTGTTCCTGATTTTCAAGATGAGGATTCCACTGATATTTCACTTCATGGATTTGGCTATGACCATGTTAGAGATGACTATAAAATCATTGAACATGTGGGTTATAACGCAAGTTGCCGCACTCCTTCACATGTTGTGTTCGACCCATTCTGGGAGATATATAGTCTAGAAAGTAATTCCTGGAGGAAAATCAATTATGATATGCCAATTCGTGCCCGGGCGACTAGTGATGTTTACTTGAATGGGGTGTGTCATTGGTGGAGGGAAACAAATAATGAAACATGTTTGGTATCATTTAACTTGTGCAATGAGGTGTGCCTTACTACACCTTCACCCTTACCAGATGTGCCGCCTGATGGTTTTGGTGTTCATC
It contains:
- the LOC123904597 gene encoding F-box/kelch-repeat protein At3g23880-like, producing MAAPTNEKKVSYIHDDIAFSILSKLPVKSLKRFSSVCKSWINLFENPIFINMFRNNLLFTLYADDNDVYLILDQLFELYDWKFYLLYGEDKFQNKQKLDLPDYVDFIREAYDVEAISILGSGINGILCIYDHDTHTEVVLWNPATRGYMKVPYSVPDFQDEDSTDISLHGFGYDHVRDDYKIIEHVGYNASCRTPSHVVFDPFWEIYSLESNSWRKINYDMPIRARATSDVYLNGVCHWWRETNNETCLVSFNLCNEVCLTTPSPLPDVPPDGFGVHLTVLNGSLALISNRKNTASYQISILGEFGVKESWIRLFDVQLASCIEQPIGAGMKGNIFFRKKDDQLACFDLTTGLIEDIGLQGTDYACQVVHYRITLPSIGEINV